Sequence from the Metopolophium dirhodum isolate CAU chromosome 2, ASM1992520v1, whole genome shotgun sequence genome:
ttttgttttttaagaaaataagataattattaattaagataggtacctatgaacTACAATGTTATTGTGAATTTGTCATAACGTGTAAGTATATCAAGGAAacccttttttaattttgatgttgaaattcaataaatattggttcataatatattgaataatagagtgtagtaattaataatataccttgtattttagattttgtttttgatacatttttctattgaataggttaattaatttttttttataaataatatttataatatgtttatttacacTAAATACAATAAGATAAAATACATTGATTGAAGTGGTTTACGTACCttgatacttaaaatatttattttttttaagatttattgatttatttaggaAAGATAGGTTTAATTATTAAGAAGGTCTCTATGGATCATTTACGCTTAAGCCaacaaatatagtttttattataaaatcagaaAGTAATAATGTAGAAGCAAAAGTTATAAAATTCCTGTAAACTGTTGATtgtctttaaattttaataagaagCAATAGGTTATCTCTTAAGTTATTAGACAAGttacaaatatgtaatattgtaattgtcaGAAATTAGAATAACAGACAATGTTTAATTTtgagtaaatacaattttttaagtcttaaaaactaaaattatttaattttcagaaaCCACCAGAAATTAAACCAAGAAAGAagaaattattaagtataaatgatATTCAGTCTACAGGATCTAGTTCCAGCAGTAGTGAgaggtacttatttattttcaataagcaCTCTTTTTAATAAACCACAAAAATCttacaatcatttttaatgtaaataaataaaattataactcatTGGCCATTACAATTTAGATTTATATATCTATGAATTAACTTGATGTAATGACTAACAGTATAATCAGTTTTAGCCATTGATTTATGTCTTGAGTACAGTCAGGGGACGAGTGGCCCCATGAATTAAATATTGACTTTATTATGTTATGAGTCTAAATTAGTATGATAAGGGGATAATAGTAGATCGTTTTATATCCttcaatatctaataataatagattgaGAAATTCAATGACTATCGATAATCTAGAATCATTTATATTAATGtctatagaaaaattaattttgatagaactagataatgatataataataaatgaactgggtacctactaaaagaaatattttaagtaaattgttattatatttattttaattattattatttgttaaacgtTTATGTAGTACACTGTTTCTTAAGGATAAGTCTTACTggtgttaatttatattgaataaaaggacatgcttaaaattgtatttgttatttgtttgaaacatTAAACACCAATAAATTGGTAGATTGTTCAAAgctaaattaaagtaaattaatagttataagttaagaagttctaaaaaataaatgaaataacatacctattttactaaaaaaaaaatagaaacatgtGACAGACTTAAGTagtatattggtataatatcatactagtgTAAGTACattgaaaccaaaaataatattagaaaacagATGTCATGATGATTAGTGTCCCCATAAGTTGATTGGACAACAACAATTTTAAGACACTTtccaaacaaaaatttaaatgggCATAGCTGTTTTCgaccgaaaagggaagggtacgtttcccttttcggccgattcacttttcgaccaaatttaaaaaaggtccATTCCCTTTTCGACCAAAATTGTACCCTTCTCTTTTCGGtcgattcacttttcgaccaaaacaaaaagttttgtaatatgatatgtaaaataaataaaataattggtatataatttttgtaaaattgtggcaattataattttaaaaattatttaaagtataagttacataaaatgttgtaaaataaaatattgtaaaataaaatataaaaaaatttaaatataagaatacctattacctatatattattaacattagttttgtgttaatatgtcacactgtgcataatattttataaaaagaataacataataatatacaatttttgtcaataattattaagtctaatagtaatgtgtataatataatattaagaaagatAGTGACTCTCTACAATACGTATAACGATCAGTCTTGCAGGTACatactgcatattatactgatataactatatattatggtagtaaCAATCACAGTCGACGATCaccgatcgtatataataaatcgtaataatcgtaataaaaaaaaaaaatgttaatatatgggtattctattttacaaaaattatatatcaattatttattctacatatcatattacaaaGCTTTTTGTTTTGATCGAAAAGTGAATCGTCCGAAAAGGGAAGGTTTTTGGTTGAAAACGGTCTCGCCCATTTAAATTACTTCGATGTAAGTAATTAGTAAAGGTTATATTGAAAAGGAGTCTGAAAATATTGGTTTTCCCAGTGAGAATTTTAGAGTCACTCCGCCCCTGAGTAcagttatagtattttatatcatatgtcACATATTGAAGTTTAcaatgtttgttatttaatttaaaagatgAATTGGGTAATTTGTATACAGGAATGGATCAGAATTGTCATCAATTAGCCATGATTCATCACCATTGTCACaaagttggaaaaaaattaaaagtaatttctgtaatactattattataaattatttaagagtaaaataacatttgtctgaattaatttagttatcgtacaattttgaaataacaGATAACACTGATGTACGTATGCCAATACCTGTCCCTCGTCCgcgttcaaaatctagtaaaaaGTCTGCAAGTACTAATGGATCTAGTGAAAGAAGTATATCTGCTATTAGTCCAATATCAAACAAGAGTAGTTTACAAAACAGTCGATCAGTAACGCCAGAAAGTGTATCCATTGAATTAAGTGATAGTGACATCACAGATAATTCAAGCAGAATAGTGCCATTAAAGTATAGTAcacaataaatcaataaatatacagctttaaaacttaaattcacacataaaaagtagaaaatatttattgatagaaTGCATTGATTGTAAAAAATACTACATATGCGGTTTTGCATAGTTTAAAGTTTCTAATAGtataatttctaatatatattttattagagttaaaatgaAAGAAAACAGAGAAACAAATGAAATGGAGCTGTCAGctgtattaaataatgttgctagtttaaacatgtttaatgaAGAAACAAgaagtattattttttggagttattttacaacaatccttctatgaattttaaaataattattattaataatttttaaaataaatatttagatgaaaatgaaaacattaaactagaaatttatattcataaaacagATGCATTAAAAGTTGATACAAGAATAAAACATCCAAGtgtaataatttctattatcgATACAACTACGTGGGAATATCTAAGAATAAGCGATGCAAATATAACAAATCAagaaaaaacttatattaatcCAATTTTAACAAAAGAATTCGATTTCAAATTtcataagtaggtaatatttatttttaatattttaatttaaatgcactaaaaataaacttaaaatgtatgtcTAGAACAATAGTACCAATCTGGGATGAAAAACTGGTTTATACTGAAGATTTTAAACATATCATAACAGaaaatacagtaatattatttgagattGTAGATTTTACTGGAAGTATTCGACCTCTAGTAACAATGAATGATTGGCATAGAATAGCTTGGGCGTTTATAAGACCAATTGGATCAAATGGAATTACAAATACAGGAAAACAAATaagattacaattatataaaccTGGGCCAAAGCCGAAGTCTTTTCACAAAAGTCATCCAACGGTATGTATTACCAGATATGCcagatattgtataatttggaAGTAAACTTGtgaaatataacttaaaaaagaaaaagtctGTATTTGGATATTTAGGCAATGCATTGGTTTATAAaaggaatattaaaaaaatatccaagcACGCTTTATATTAGtttgaataaagtaaaataCTCTGAGGCAACTGAAGTGGTATCAGAACACAATCAACAagaattaaaatctattaactcTAGTTCACCAAATGAAATTAATTCTAATTCAATCAATTCAAGTCAAGAAACGTttcaagtataaattaatttaaatgttaatcgaaaaataaatgaatagtattaattgtgtttatagGAATACGACATTAAGTGGAAACGTTTTCCtggtcaaaaatgtaaaataccaaATTCTGAAATTGTGAAACTTCAACCAAACTTAGAAggatgtatgtatttaaaatttagttatgATGGTTTAAGGCTAGCAGTTGCTacaggaaaaaatataaatatctattcaGTACCCggatataaattgtttaaacagtTAATTGGTCATCAAGGTAAGTTATAatgttacatatataatatcaccTTATATGGATATctcaacttaatataatataactttatataagataggttaggtacctacctacttgtcaactcaaaatgtataatttaaaatcgtattattatgagTTGTATTTACTTCAGTGAACTTATTACAAACCTGTAGACGCAGCATTATTTCCACGTAAAAATACCTAAGTTTTTTtaaccatacataatataattattggtatagattgtaagtaggtatatataaaaataataatgtatctcAGTTGTGGTAGTAATACCGGATTTAATgacctaaaattaaatatccgATTAAGTTActatggtaggtataatattatgctgtatgaCGTGTTTCCTTAAATTGGTTTTAGATTCATCAAACTATATAACgatgttattttagattctgagcgaagcgatgaatgtattgattttacaatgatgggtgtttttttttatttttttttatttttttattttttttatttttgtgtctgtcatcaccttttaggacagtaaaagtgcttggattttcttcaatagtaacttttctgaggaaagtgaatctagttggtactttgggggtcaaaagtaaaaatttaaaagtagtcgtgaaaaacaaaagaaaattaaggaaaaacgggattttttacgcaaaatctgtttttgagaaaatagattttggtttttggtgtaactctaaaacaaatgaccgtagagacatgaaattttgactgaatgtttatattagcattttctatacaccataaaatttacaaaatattttgcctctttttgagctgtttacggacattgtcagttttcaattttttagtttttttttctataaatatcaataaaatattatctgttgagtaaaaaagcttgaaagtttaatagaaggctcctaggttattgtttcaaaggcagatgaaaaaaattaaaaatccttagtctcagtttttatttataagcatttaaagttcaaattttgacaaaatacagaaaaatcacgaaaattagcaaactattttgagttgagaattcataattttttttattttaaatctaagatttgaaaatgtaatataagattactcataagtttgtctacctttatcaaaaaaaaaatgtctacaagaaacttaaattaaatttttatgagcgtctgaaatttatatttttacaacatttgatattcagtcgatttctcatgtaacaattttcttattttattgtaattaaaaaaacgaatgactgtagatacttgaaaatttcactgaatgtttatattagcattttctatacacgataaaattttgaaaatattttgactctttttgagctgtttacgggcctTGAATTTCTTAAGAAACTACTTTATTACCGGGTTTACGACAAAAGTATCAGTGTatcacattgtataatataatctattacgatttcgataattttttatgttttgacaTTCACAGGTTTGGTATATACTTTAAGGTGgagcaatgataataataatttattaacaacttCTTCTGATTATACTGCGTGTGTTTGGACACTGAAGAATAACAATCAAACAAACTTCCAAGTATGaacaattaaatacatataaaacaaagtatgtacttgaaaaatgattatttttagatCCTTCCACATCCGTCGTATGTATATTGTGCTGAATATAATAACACAGTTATAATAACTGGATGTTATGATAGTATATTGCGATTATGGACTTCCACATTTAATAAATGGACATTGTGCCAAGAAATGGAATACCACAAAGGTTTCATATCAAGTATTGCTCAATTGGAAACTATAGTACTTTCGTCCGATAGCCATGGGATTATTATCGAATGGGCGCTCGAAAATTGTAGGTAAGTcatatacacttatataaacatttaaatcggtattaaatattattaaaatacgtaaatgGCTGGCAAAATGATGAACATTATATTACGTATAGGGTGGTCTGGAGGGTGGTAAGTACTAATCCAGTGCCGCAATTACAATTTTGAGGCCCCGgttcaacaatattttagaggcccttttagtttttactgaaGCATTGGCGGAAATAGGAGGGGGAGCTTATAGCCACCAAATATACCATAAGCCCCcctcaagaaaaaaaaatatataaagttattttgGTTGTGTTGTAACCAAGCCCTTTTCTCACattgatgtataaaatgttagcCCCCCCTGAAATTTCTTATATGTACTTAAGACATAAACAGTGGCAGACAGGATACAGACATTTTGAGAGTTCATGTATCCAACATGAGTGTCCTACTCAATTGTCATTTTTCTTTGGTAATTGCaacttgtataataaaaaaatgtcaaactgcacttgactataatattcaaataatatatcactataaataatattatatcttaaatatttgactaaaaaatagtaaatattaatgaaaaaaataaattcactcATCACaggtacatttattacatttataaatggtCTACATCTTTTTACCATaggaattcaatatttaaatcgaCCAGTAAATTCCATGACAGATAAAGTTGGTAAAATTGAAGACAGGTACAAATGAATGAAtccttaaactttaaagtacaTTCAAAGAGGAAAAACCTCTGTACAATTagaaaaaggtggacaagtgggtcctataatggatggtgttaaatttgaatttaataatataataccattgtacaagaaaaacaattctgagcgaagacactcagtcagcatataatattaccacgtattatcccgtttttccttttttttgagCCAATGAAGGACCTAcctataaacttaatatttatatacacgaaaatacaaaattaaaaatggtttaattcTTATATTTGATTTTGACAAAGTGTCTTCACTGGAAGGCTTCTTAAATCTGTCCTGTCCTCAAGCCacttttattcacttatctattttacttatttttcattttatgtaACAGattgttagtaaaaaaattaaaaattaaaaaaaatatttgattttacaattgtttatataatattatgcatggtAATGGTAAAATCCGAGGCCCcccatacataggtacatacatttcgAGGCGCATCAGGCGGTGCCTTGCACCACCTGCAGCACCAGTGGTAGTTGCGGCACTGTTCTAATCCCCCGGTGAAATGATTTTTTTGACAATGTGTAGATAAATTTGACATttgtagattctgagcgaagcaataaacgtaatagtttataacaataatgtgttttagattctgagcgaagcgatgaatgtatttattttacaatgatgtgtgtttttttttatttttttttgtgtctgtcatcaccttttaggacagtaaaagtgcttggattttcttcaacagtaacttttctgataggaaagcgagattggtactttggggggccaaaagtaaacatttctcagtagttttcaaacgcgacgtgaaaaacaaaagaaaaattaaggaaaaacgggaatttttacgcaaaatctgttttcgagaaaatcgattttggtttttggtgcaactctaaaacaaatgaccgtaaaacatgaaaatttcaccgaatgtttatattagcattttctatacacgataaaattttaaaaataatttgactctttttgaactgtttacggacatgt
This genomic interval carries:
- the LOC132939749 gene encoding jouberin-like, giving the protein MDKDPMIELSEFHNNLYSPISDSRENLIEKPPEIKPRKKKLLSINDIQSTGSSSSSSERNGSELSSISHDSSPLSQSWKKIKNNTDVRMPIPVPRPRSKSSKKSASTNGSSERSISAISPISNKSSLQNSRSVTPESVSIELSDSDITDNSSRIVPLKVKMKENRETNEMELSAVLNNVASLNMFNEETRNENENIKLEIYIHKTDALKVDTRIKHPSVIISIIDTTTWEYLRISDANITNQEKTYINPILTKEFDFKFHKTIVPIWDEKLVYTEDFKHIITENTVILFEIVDFTGSIRPLVTMNDWHRIAWAFIRPIGSNGITNTGKQIRLQLYKPGPKPKSFHKSHPTAMHWFIKGILKKYPSTLYISLNKVKYSEATEVVSEHNQQELKSINSSSPNEINSNSINSSQETFQEYDIKWKRFPGQKCKIPNSEIVKLQPNLEGCMYLKFSYDGLRLAVATGKNINIYSVPGYKLFKQLIGHQGLVYTLRWSNDNNNLLTTSSDYTACVWTLKNNNQTNFQILPHPSYVYCAEYNNTVIITGCYDSILRLWTSTFNKWTLCQEMEYHKGFISSIAQLETIVLSSDSHGIIIEWALENCRLELKRIISVPEIRQVIISNIILHPAGKRLLIQTRDSILRMMDLHTTAIIQWFRGGVNNKVQTGCVLSPCGNLVFGCGEDGLVNVWEAYTAKQLAFYTNRQDLSAATSGAVDYHPHDHMIVFGVYTQNKNSPIYVAQYKKENETDIGLRFLIPIEHKQKAFGHINHQTAEYGYLNTLKSKEHDSQRMMPLVNIIKRMDSVLNSFKIKE